A window of Dehalococcoidales bacterium contains these coding sequences:
- a CDS encoding branched-chain amino acid transaminase, with amino-acid sequence MPSFAFFQGKTVPLEDAKIGVMTHALHYGTAVFEGIRGNWNEQVGQVYLFRLREHYQRLLNGARILKMNPGYLSEELCNITVELARKCQFREDIYIRPLAYKSSEALGVRLHNLEDDLLIIIIPWGAYLDVESARCGVSSWHRPADNTMPPSIKLAGMYINNAFAKTNAVENGFDEAIMLTPDGHVAEGSGENIFIFTNGKLVTPPISNNILPGITRDSIITLAREEFGIETIERSIDRVELYNADECFLTGTAAHLTPVSEVDNYTIGSNAVGPLTAKLRDIYFDVIRGKIPGYIHWCTPVFPE; translated from the coding sequence ATGCCATCATTTGCTTTTTTTCAGGGAAAAACCGTACCGTTGGAGGATGCCAAAATCGGGGTAATGACCCACGCCCTTCATTATGGAACAGCTGTTTTTGAAGGTATACGTGGTAACTGGAACGAACAAGTCGGGCAGGTATACCTTTTTAGACTAAGAGAACATTACCAGCGCCTGTTAAATGGTGCCAGAATACTCAAAATGAATCCCGGCTACCTGTCGGAAGAATTATGTAATATTACTGTAGAGCTGGCAAGAAAATGTCAATTCCGTGAAGATATATATATCAGACCGCTCGCATATAAAAGTTCAGAGGCGCTGGGTGTGCGTTTACACAACCTGGAAGACGACCTGCTGATAATCATCATACCCTGGGGAGCCTATCTTGATGTGGAAAGCGCGCGTTGCGGTGTCTCTTCATGGCACCGCCCGGCAGACAATACTATGCCGCCGTCAATTAAGCTGGCTGGAATGTACATCAATAATGCTTTTGCAAAAACCAATGCCGTCGAAAACGGCTTTGACGAAGCAATTATGCTAACGCCGGATGGCCACGTGGCAGAAGGCAGCGGAGAAAATATATTTATTTTCACAAACGGAAAATTAGTGACGCCGCCAATCAGCAATAATATTCTCCCTGGAATAACCAGGGATTCCATTATCACACTTGCCCGCGAAGAATTCGGCATTGAAACAATTGAACGCTCAATAGACCGGGTCGAGCTGTATAACGCCGATGAATGCTTTCTGACTGGTACTGCAGCACATCTGACACCGGTGTCTGAAGTAGATAACTATACAATCGGTTCAAATGCCGTCGGGCCATTAACCGCTAAGCTAAGAGATATTTATTTCGATGTTATTCGAGGGAAAATCCCCGGGTATATACACTGGTGCACCCCGGTATTCCCTGAATAA
- a CDS encoding aldolase — MLLDQFQTIGRELSSRGLVTSHSGNLSVRFGERMVITRRGSMLGCLTEQDLIETGISRNDRNTPLASSELPVHRAIYQSTNAQAIVHAHPPYATAFSIAEHEIVPKDEWYDVIGKVPVLGWGQNLKPGCLDEEVARELKDRRVVMLYGHGSFSIGQLLEEAFSFTTVLEEAAKVLCLLKSISSDKNPQG; from the coding sequence ATGCTGCTAGACCAGTTCCAAACCATCGGCCGAGAGCTCAGCTCAAGAGGCTTGGTTACTTCGCATTCCGGTAACCTGTCCGTTCGATTCGGTGAACGTATGGTAATTACCCGTCGGGGTTCAATGCTCGGTTGTCTTACTGAGCAGGACCTGATTGAGACCGGTATTAGCAGGAACGATCGTAACACGCCTTTAGCCTCGTCTGAATTACCGGTTCACCGGGCTATTTACCAGTCTACCAATGCCCAGGCAATCGTCCATGCTCACCCCCCATATGCTACCGCCTTTTCCATTGCCGAACATGAAATTGTACCCAAGGATGAATGGTATGATGTTATCGGGAAAGTCCCCGTGCTCGGTTGGGGGCAAAACCTTAAACCAGGGTGTCTGGATGAGGAAGTTGCCCGCGAGCTTAAGGATAGAAGGGTTGTCATGCTATATGGGCATGGCAGTTTTTCCATTGGCCAGTTATTGGAAGAAGCTTTTAGTTTCACTACTGTTTTAGAAGAAGCTGCCAAGGTTCTGTGTCTTCTAAAGAGCATTAGTTCGGATAAAAATCCCCAAGGTTAA
- a CDS encoding cation diffusion facilitator family transporter — translation MKEKPLSEKPSFFRSKEGGSIVAIAATATLIVMKIVGSLVTGSIGLRADAIHSIIDLSGAAIGLAGIKIAAKPADKGHAFGHGKAENLAGAIIGVFIFLAACFIAYEAIVRLVSAAQIQMVTAGIYITIGAILINLVVALYVLRIARDTDSAALEATSHDLLADSLSSLGVLVGLGIVAVTDNYIFDVIVALAVSLLIFRTSVITISKSISNLMDRRLPPHEEEMIKKSLENCGDVISFHALRTRKAGSERHIDVHVEVPPEYTVSRAHEICNQLEVQIEDHLPNSHVTIHVEPHGYRV, via the coding sequence ATGAAGGAAAAACCATTATCTGAAAAACCCAGCTTTTTCCGCAGTAAGGAAGGCGGCAGTATTGTCGCGATTGCAGCTACTGCCACTTTAATTGTCATGAAGATAGTTGGCAGTCTTGTTACAGGAAGCATTGGGCTTCGCGCTGATGCTATCCATAGTATTATCGACTTATCCGGTGCTGCGATCGGACTGGCGGGTATAAAGATTGCCGCCAAGCCAGCAGATAAGGGGCATGCATTCGGGCATGGAAAAGCTGAAAATCTGGCTGGAGCCATTATCGGGGTATTCATTTTTCTGGCGGCTTGTTTTATTGCTTATGAAGCCATTGTCCGGCTAGTTTCCGCTGCTCAAATACAAATGGTAACTGCTGGTATTTACATCACTATAGGTGCCATTCTGATCAACTTGGTGGTTGCCTTATATGTCCTAAGGATTGCCAGAGATACAGATTCAGCTGCCCTGGAAGCCACCAGTCATGACTTGTTGGCTGATTCACTAAGCTCTTTAGGGGTGCTGGTCGGATTGGGCATTGTTGCTGTTACTGATAATTACATCTTCGATGTAATCGTAGCACTGGCAGTATCGCTATTAATCTTTCGAACGTCAGTTATTACTATCAGCAAATCAATCAGCAATCTAATGGACAGACGTTTGCCGCCGCATGAAGAGGAAATGATAAAAAAATCTCTGGAAAACTGTGGTGATGTTATCAGTTTTCATGCGCTGCGAACCCGGAAGGCGGGCAGCGAAAGGCATATTGATGTACACGTAGAAGTGCCTCCAGAGTATACTGTTTCACGCGCGCATGAAATATGCAATCAACTTGAAGTCCAGATTGAAGACCATCTACCCAATTCCCACGTCACTATCCATGTTGAGCCACATGGCTACCGTGTCTAA